One genomic window of Macaca mulatta isolate MMU2019108-1 chromosome 8, T2T-MMU8v2.0, whole genome shotgun sequence includes the following:
- the DSCC1 gene encoding sister chromatid cohesion protein DCC1 isoform X2, which produces MKRTREEVDATLQIAKLNAAELLPAVHCLGFGPGASGAAAGDFCLLELEPTLCQQLEDGHSLVIRGDKDEQAVLCSKDKTYDLKIADTSNMLLFIPGCKTPDQLKKEDSHCNIIHTEYTTEDLLDQIQASEEEIMTQLQVLNACEIGGYWRILEFDYEMKLLNHVTQLVDSESWSFSKVPLNTCLQELGPLEPEEMIEHCLKCYGKKYVDEGEVYFELDADKICRATAQMLLQNAVKFNLAEFQEVWQQSVPEGMITSLDQLKGLALVDRHSRPEIISLLKVDDLPEDNQERFNSLFSLREKWTEEDIAPYIQDLCGEKQTIGALLTKYSRSSMQNGVKVYNSRRPIS; this is translated from the exons ATGAAGAGGACCCGCGAGGAGGTGGATGCGACGCTGCAGATCGCCAAGCTGAACGCGGCCGAACTGCTGCCAGCGGTGCACTGCCTGGGCTTCGGCCCGGGGGCCAGCGGCGCTGCCGCCGGCGACTTCTGCCTGCTGGAGCTGGAGCCCACGCTGTGCCAGCAGCTGGAAGATGGACACAG TCTTGTGATTCGTGGTGATAAAGACGAGCAAGCTGTGCTGTGCAGTAAAGACAAAACATACGACTTGAAGATAGCAGACACTTCCAATATGTTGCTTTTCATTCCTGGTTGTAAAACTCCAGACCAGCTGAAGAAGGAAGATTCACACTGTAACATTATTCACACTGAG tatACGACTGAAGATTTGCTTGATCAAATTCAGGCAAGTGAGGAAGAAATAATGACCCAATTACAAGTTCTAAATGCCTGTGAGATTGGAG GTTATTGGAGGATTCTTGAATTTGATTATGAGATGAAACTTCTGAATCATGTAACTCAGCTTGTGGATTCTGAATCATGGTCTTTTAGCAAAGTTCCTTTGAATACATGCCTTCAGGAACTTGGACCATTGGAGCCAGA ggAAATGATAGAACACTGTCTTAAATGTTATGGGAAGAAATATGTAGATGAAG GCGAAGTTTATTTTGAGTTGGATGCTGATAAAATATGCAGAGCAACAGCACAAATGCTACTTCAGAATGCAGTGAAATTCAATCTCGCTGAGTTTCAAGAAGTATGGCAGCAGAGTGTTCCTGAAGGAATGATAACTAGTCTTGATCAGCTTAAG GGTTTAGCGCTGGTGGATAGACACTCGAGACCGGAAATCATATCTTTGCTGAAAGTAGATGATTTACCTGAGGATAATCAGGAACGTTTTAATAGCCTTTTCTCTCTAAGGGAGAAGTGGACAGAAGAAGATATTGCCCCATATATTCA AGATTTGTGTGGAGAGAAGCAGACCATAGGTGCATTACTCACTAAATATTCTCGTTCTTCGATGCAAAATGGTGTTAAAGTATATAATTCGAGAAGACCCATTTCTTAA
- the DSCC1 gene encoding sister chromatid cohesion protein DCC1 isoform X1 → MKRTREEVDATLQIAKLNAAELLPAVHCLGFGPGASGAAAGDFCLLELEPTLCQQLEDGHSLVIRGDKDEQAVLCSKDKTYDLKIADTSNMLLFIPGCKTPDQLKKEDSHCNIIHTEIFGFSNNYWELRRCRPKLKKLKKLLMENPYEGPDSQKEKDSNSSKYTTEDLLDQIQASEEEIMTQLQVLNACEIGGYWRILEFDYEMKLLNHVTQLVDSESWSFSKVPLNTCLQELGPLEPEEMIEHCLKCYGKKYVDEGEVYFELDADKICRATAQMLLQNAVKFNLAEFQEVWQQSVPEGMITSLDQLKGLALVDRHSRPEIISLLKVDDLPEDNQERFNSLFSLREKWTEEDIAPYIQDLCGEKQTIGALLTKYSRSSMQNGVKVYNSRRPIS, encoded by the exons ATGAAGAGGACCCGCGAGGAGGTGGATGCGACGCTGCAGATCGCCAAGCTGAACGCGGCCGAACTGCTGCCAGCGGTGCACTGCCTGGGCTTCGGCCCGGGGGCCAGCGGCGCTGCCGCCGGCGACTTCTGCCTGCTGGAGCTGGAGCCCACGCTGTGCCAGCAGCTGGAAGATGGACACAG TCTTGTGATTCGTGGTGATAAAGACGAGCAAGCTGTGCTGTGCAGTAAAGACAAAACATACGACTTGAAGATAGCAGACACTTCCAATATGTTGCTTTTCATTCCTGGTTGTAAAACTCCAGACCAGCTGAAGAAGGAAGATTCACACTGTAACATTATTCACACTGAG ATCTTTGGTTTTTCTAATAATTATTGGGAATTAAGAAGATGTAGACCTAAGTTAAAGAAGCTAAAGAAACTTTTGATGGAAAATCCGTATGAAGGACCTGACAGTCAAAAAGAGAAGGATTCAAATAGCTCAAAA tatACGACTGAAGATTTGCTTGATCAAATTCAGGCAAGTGAGGAAGAAATAATGACCCAATTACAAGTTCTAAATGCCTGTGAGATTGGAG GTTATTGGAGGATTCTTGAATTTGATTATGAGATGAAACTTCTGAATCATGTAACTCAGCTTGTGGATTCTGAATCATGGTCTTTTAGCAAAGTTCCTTTGAATACATGCCTTCAGGAACTTGGACCATTGGAGCCAGA ggAAATGATAGAACACTGTCTTAAATGTTATGGGAAGAAATATGTAGATGAAG GCGAAGTTTATTTTGAGTTGGATGCTGATAAAATATGCAGAGCAACAGCACAAATGCTACTTCAGAATGCAGTGAAATTCAATCTCGCTGAGTTTCAAGAAGTATGGCAGCAGAGTGTTCCTGAAGGAATGATAACTAGTCTTGATCAGCTTAAG GGTTTAGCGCTGGTGGATAGACACTCGAGACCGGAAATCATATCTTTGCTGAAAGTAGATGATTTACCTGAGGATAATCAGGAACGTTTTAATAGCCTTTTCTCTCTAAGGGAGAAGTGGACAGAAGAAGATATTGCCCCATATATTCA AGATTTGTGTGGAGAGAAGCAGACCATAGGTGCATTACTCACTAAATATTCTCGTTCTTCGATGCAAAATGGTGTTAAAGTATATAATTCGAGAAGACCCATTTCTTAA